CTCACCCACAGTGACGTCCGGGAAGGGCAGCTGATCGACCCGACCGGCCCGATCGTCACCACCGGCCAGAACGCCGACCTGCTCTACCTCCAACACATCGTGGCACTCCACCACACCACCGACGAGGCCTCGAGCAGCGAGGCCGTCGGCACCAACGCACCGGGTGACGCAGGGCCACAGCCACACCGACAGGTGCACTCCGACGTCCTGATCTTCGCCCAGCCCCACGATCACGAACCCCCTCCGACGGCGGCCGTCACCGCGACCGTTCCCCCACAGGTCATCCGATGACTCCCCGACCCGTCCCCCACCACGACGCCCACGAGCAGAGAAGGACTCCAATGCCGCAGACCCCTGAGTTCCCCGGCGACGACAGCCCGACCGTGCCGATTCCCCGCACCGAGATCGACCGGATCGACCGACGGTCCCGCCGCCGCACGGCACGTGCGGTGAACGAGATCCCCTCGCCCCATCCGGTCCCGAGATCGGGGTCGGGGTCGGGGCCGGTATCGGGGTCGGTGTGGCTGACCGCGCAGCAGTCGCCCGGCGCTCAACGCAAGGGCCGCTACATCGCCGAGTCCACCGCGCATCCGGCGAAGATGCTCCCGGCGGTCGCCGCCCACGCCATCGCCCACTACACCAAGCCCGGCGAACTCGTCCTGGACCCGATGTGCGGCATCGGCACCACCCTCGTGGAGGCCGCCCACCTCGGCCGTCGAGCGATCGGCCTCGAGTACGAACCGCACTGGGCGCAGGTCGCCGCAGCGAACCTCGACCTCGCCCGCCGCACCCGCCCCGACGTCGACGCCGCGGTGTTCCAGGGCGACGCCCGCCAACTCCTCCACGCCCTCCCCGATGAGATCCGAGGTCGGGTCGCGCTGGTGGTCACCTCGCCGCCCTACGGGCCCTCCACCCACGGGCAGGTCTCCGTCGTCCCCGGCGGCGGCGTCCACAAATACCACCACCTCTACGGCAACACCCTCGACCGAGGGAACCTCGCCAACATCGGCCACCACCGCCTGCTCTCCGGATTCACCCGCATCCTCACCGGCTGCGCCGCCCTGCTCCGCCCCGGCGGGCACATCGCCGTCACCCTCCGGCCCTGGCGCGAACACGCCGAACTGATCGACCTGCCCGCCCAGATCCAGGCCTGCGGCACCCACGCCGGACTCATCCCCGTCGAACGCTGCGTCGCCCTGCTCGCCCGCCACGACGACAACGGCCAGATCATCCCGCGCGGTTCGTTCTTCCAACGGGACTTCCTCCGCAAACAACGCGAACGCGGACTGCCCCTCCACCTCATCGCCCACGAAGACGTCCTCATCTTCCGCACCCCACTGACCGAAGACGACGCCGAACAACCCACCGTGCCCGCCAACCCCGACCGAACCCCGTCCTCCCGGACGCCGACGAAGCTCGCCTCCCTGCAGGCCGCATGAGTACCCACGTGCACTGCCACACCTGCGGATTCCGCCGCCACTACCGACACCCCGACACCGCACGCACCGCCGCCGACCACCACCGCTGCCCGACACCACCACACACCACCCGCACCAGACAGGCCGAGCCCAGCACCGCCCAGCACCAATCAGCGAGGTGCACATGGTGACCCCCAGGCACGTGGACACGAGACCGGTCATCGGATCCCTCCGCACCGGAACCGCGGCACTGGACCTCGGAGTCCTCGCCGCGCTCGGAAGCGGGCGGGTGGCATGGTGCGCCGACCCCGACCCTCACATCCGCAGCATCCTGGCCGCGCGCATGCCCGACATCCCCAACCTCGGAGACCTTCGCACCGTGGACTGGGGCCCGAGTCGAGCCGGTCGACCTCGTCACCATCGGCTTCCCCTGCCAAGACATCTCCGCCACCGGACGACGCGCCGGCATCAAAGAAGGGACCCGCAGTGGACTCTGGACCTCGGTCATGGACGCCCTTCGCCTACTACGACCGCGATTCATCCTCGTGGAGAACGTCGCCGCCCTCCGCTGGAGACACGGCGGACTCGACACCGTACTCGCAGACCTGGCCCAAGCAGGGTTCGATGCGCTCTGGCGAAGCATCCGCGCCGACGACGTCGGGGCGCCACACCGCAGGGAGCGGATCTTCATCCTCGCCTGGGCGCGGTCCCGCCGCGACATGACAACCGAGAGCACCGGGCGACGACGTCGCACCATCGAACCCTGCCACCATGCGGTGAAGCACACGGACCTCGACAACCAGCCTGCGCACGTCGCAGTCCTCGAAGAGCTGTCACCGACGCGCACTACGCCGAACAGCATTCGACGGCACAGCCGCTCGCAGTCCGCTACTGGAGGGCGGCTGCTTCCCACCCCGGCGAGCAGCACCCCCAACGACGGAGAAGACCCTCACCAATGGCTGGCCCGTCAAGCCCGCCACCGGGCACGCAGGATCAACGGCAACGGCATGGGCATGCCCCTCTCCGTCGCCATCAGGCTCCTGCCGACGTACAACGACGCCACCTACAGCCGGGAGTCCACCATCCACCCGTCCGGCCCGCCCGGCTCTCCCGTGCTCAGCTCCGGCGCACCGGGGCTGTTGCCCACACCCCGCGCGACCGAGGGAACCAAAGGCAGTCCCAATCAACGCGGCTCGGCAGGCGACTTCACCCTCTCCTCCGCCATCGTCCGACTCGAACCACCAGCCCGCACCGCCACCACGCGCCGCGACGACGACAACTGGGGCGACTACACCCTGGTCATCCGTCGGTGGGAGGCCGTCCTCGATCGGCACGCACCGCATCCCACCGAACCAGGCCACCAGGGCAAACGTCGCCTCTCCGTCGCCTTCACCGAATGGCTTATGGGACTGCTGCCGGGCTGGATCACCGACCTAGAACTCCCCCGCACCGCTCAGCTCCGCGCACTGGGGAACGCCGTCGTCCCCCACCAGGCCGCACACGCCACCCGCCTGCTACTCGACGACCTCGCCACACTGAAAACACCGCCCGAACGAGAGGCCAGCCCTGGGAAGTCGGGTGTGCTGGCCGTACCCAATGCTGCAGAACCGCAGCGCGCGGTCCGGCCTCCAACGACGCAGCCGCCGCGACTCACACGGCGAGCCGCTCATGACACACGTCCCGCCAGCACCCCGACCAGACCGAATCCCCGTTACCCAATCCACCGGACCTGCTCTGCGGCTGTTGTCCCTCGGCGCCGGAGTACAGAGCACCACCGTCCTGTTACTCGCCTGCGAGGGCGCGATCCCCCGCTTCGACCATGCCCTGTTCGCCGACACCGGCTGGGAACCACAAGCCGTCTACGACAACCTCGCCCGGCTCCGCACCCACGCAGCCGACGCCGGAATCCCAGTGTCCACCGTCTCGCAGGGCAGCATCCGCGACGACGCCCTCAACCCAGAACACCGCTTCGCGTCCATGCCCCTGCACGTACGCAACCCCGACGGCACCAAAGGGCTCGCGCGCCGACAATGCACAAATGAATACAAGATCCGACCGCTGAAGAAAGCCGCACGTGCCCTCCTCGGCTACCCATATCCTCAGCGTGTGCCTACCGGCATCTACGCCGAACAAGCCATCGGGATTAGCACTGACGAGTTCGCCCGAGCCAAAGACGCCGACGTCCGCTACCTCCGCAATGCCTTCCCGCTGATCGACCTGGGCTGGACACGCGACGACTGCAAACGCTACCTCACGGAGAAAGGCTTCGGCCAGACGGTGAAATCCGCCTGCATCGGCTGTCCCTTCCACGGCAACGCAGGCTGGCGATGGCTCCGTGACAACGACCGCGACGGCTGGGACAACGCCGTCGACTTCGACCACGCCATCCGCCACGGGCATCCCCACGCCAATAACCGGGCCCAGCCATTGCACGGTCAGTACTACCTACACCGTTCCTGCGTCCCCCTCGCCGAGGCGGATCTTGACCCGCCCGGCCCACGCCGCGCCCTCGCCGTAGTCAACGACTATGAACCGGAGGGCTGCTCGCCCTGGTCCTGCCGTTCAGGCGAATCGATCAACACGAGTCTGGCCGCATAAGCACAGGAGCACCCAGGAGAGAACGTGTCGCACAGCACGGCACCCACTCGGGCCGATAGATCCCAGACCACTCGACCTACCGAACCGATCATGCACACCCCGGCCGAGGCAGCTCGACTACTCGGAGTCAGAGAAAGCTGGCTACGCCGAGCCGCCGGACGCCGCCAGATTCCATCCACGCTGCTCGGCAAACACCTCCGCTTCTCCCCCGAAAACCTGCGCGACATCATCGCCAGCGGAAATCGGTCAGTCCGAGCCCGCACATCCGGACGTTCCCCGCGTTAACCCTGACATCCAGCCCGCAGCCAAAGCAAAGTACAAACTGGCCGTGACCACCGAGAATGCTGGGGCAGCCTCCCGATACTCAATACCCTGCGCCCGAGCTTCGGTGTCCCGCCCACGCCTCAGTGAGCTGGACATCCGTCATCTCGGAGAGTGATTTTCACCGAATCGCCAGCGGCTATGGCAGCGATGTTGCCGAGACAAAAAAGCGACCAAGGGGCTACGGAGGCCATCAGCAGGCGAGCGCCGCGGACTGGTTCGGCGTCGAGGTGCTCGGAGAGCCTGCTGACCTGCAACACAACTGCGCCCGCCGTCACTGTCCACCCTCACCCCACGTTAAGGTCAAGCACACCCATCCGACGGTCGCGCCGCAACAAGAGATCACCTGAAGAGCGCCGTGACCTAACCACACACAACCCTCGGGATTCGCAAGAATGAAACATCACAAATTGGCAACGCAGTAGAAGAAGTGCAGGTCGGGAAGGGTCCGCTCCGCGCAAGCGGAGGTGAGCCGCGCGGCGGCCCGGCCTGGGCGGCGGCGCCGGGGTCCGCTCCGCGCAAGCGGAGGTGAGCCGACTCCCGCGCTTCGTGCGGACCTGGTCCTCGGGTCCGCTCCGCGCAAGCGGAGGTGAGCCGGCCGACCCGCTGCACCGACGGCACCCGGTGACGTCCGCTCCGCGCAAGCGGAGGTGAGCCGCGGCCTCATTGACCGCCACCAGGTCTACCGATGTCCGCTCCGCGCAAGCGGAGGTGAGCCGGAACTTCTCCACGAGGAGGAGTACGACTACCGGTCCGCTCCGCGCAAGCGGAGGTGAGCCGATCCCGGGGCTGCGGCCCCCTCGACACCGGCGGTCCGCTCCGCGCAAGCGGAGGTGAGCCGTCCTACGGCGCGCTGCTGCGGTGGCGGGTCGAGTCCGCTCCGCGCAAGCGGAGGTGAGCCGCTCGGCGACCCGGTCGAGCACACCGGTGTAGGGTCCGCTCCGCGCAAGCGGAGGTGAGCCGTCTGTGCGTGCGTCATGCTGCTCCTTCGCTCGTGTCCGCTCCGCGCAAGCGGAGGTGAGCCGCTGGCACAGGGCGACGTGGTCGTAGGCGCCGTGTCCGCTCCGCGCAAGCGGAGGTGAGCCGGCGCTCCCCGGCACTGCGGAACCCCGGCACCCGTCCGCTCCGCGCAAGCGGAGGTGAGCCGCGACGCGCGCGACGTAGGGAGTGGACATCGAGGTCCGCTCCGCGCAAGCGGAGGTGAGCCGTCCGTCCGCCCGGTCGAGGGTGTCGATGTCGAGTCCGCTCCGCGCAAGCGGAGGTGAGCCGCTGTTCGCACTCTTCGTCCCATGCCTTCCGCGGTCCGCTCCGCGCAAGCGGAGGTGAGCCGCACCGGAACGTGTCGCCCGCGACAGTCCGGAAGTCCGCTCCGCGCAAGCGGAGGTGAGCCGCGGCACCCGTTGGATCGGTTGGTGATCGATGCGTCCGCTCCGCGCAAGCGGAGGTGAGCCGCGACCTGGACGGCATCGGGGTCGGCGGCGCGGGTCCGCTCCGCGCAAGCGGAGGTGAGCCGGCGTCATGGACGGTGCCGATCCAGCCGCCCGAGTCCGCTCCGCGCAAGCGGAGGTGAGCCAGAACAGCGGCTCGCTGAGCACGATCAACCCCGGTCCGCTCCGCGCAAGCGGAGGTGAGCCGACCCCCGCAGGCTGCGGGCGAGGTTCTGGCGCGTCCGCTCCGCGCAAGCGGAGGTGAGCCGCCCTCAGCAGCTTGGTCACCGCAGGCCGCTGCGTCCGCTCCGCGCAAGCGGAGGTGAGCCGGTGGCCCGGATGCGGGGGCCGAACGGGCCGCGGTCCGCTCCGCGCAAGCGGAGGTGAGCCGTCCCTTGCCGCTGTTCTCAGCGTCGACGGCATGTCCGCTCCGCGCAAGCGGAGGTGAGCCGCCACGCGCCAGTACGCCCGACGCGCTCCCGTGGTCCGCTCCGCGCAAGCGGAGGTGAGCCGCACTGCGAATCTGATAACGAGATGGTCACCCAGTCCG
This genomic stretch from Actinoalloteichus hoggarensis harbors:
- a CDS encoding TRM11 family SAM-dependent methyltransferase, translating into MPQTPEFPGDDSPTVPIPRTEIDRIDRRSRRRTARAVNEIPSPHPVPRSGSGSGPVSGSVWLTAQQSPGAQRKGRYIAESTAHPAKMLPAVAAHAIAHYTKPGELVLDPMCGIGTTLVEAAHLGRRAIGLEYEPHWAQVAAANLDLARRTRPDVDAAVFQGDARQLLHALPDEIRGRVALVVTSPPYGPSTHGQVSVVPGGGVHKYHHLYGNTLDRGNLANIGHHRLLSGFTRILTGCAALLRPGGHIAVTLRPWREHAELIDLPAQIQACGTHAGLIPVERCVALLARHDDNGQIIPRGSFFQRDFLRKQRERGLPLHLIAHEDVLIFRTPLTEDDAEQPTVPANPDRTPSSRTPTKLASLQAA
- a CDS encoding helix-turn-helix domain-containing protein, translating into MHTPAEAARLLGVRESWLRRAAGRRQIPSTLLGKHLRFSPENLRDIIASGNRSVRARTSGRSPR